In Centroberyx gerrardi isolate f3 chromosome 11, fCenGer3.hap1.cur.20231027, whole genome shotgun sequence, the following are encoded in one genomic region:
- the tm7sf2 gene encoding delta(14)-sterol reductase TM7SF2: MMRPNSHSIKRRSSHSTEREFGGTLGATCIPIFLPLTVLYLISVSRSPEASVLRWPPLLPSTSHLWDPLAPLLLLGWIALHTFLYLLPLGKVSEGLVLRDGTRLKYPINGFHALCISVVLLMLLLWLGAPLGYLFELLLPLAVCAIGVSFLLSFYLYIRSFWAAHHALALGGNTGNPLYDFFMGRELNPRIGNFDLKYFCELRPGLIGWVVVNLGMMMKEVELRDSPSLAMILVNSFQLLYVADALWNEEAVLTTMDIVHDGFGFMLVFGDLAWVPFTYSLQASFLVVHPQDLSALGATAIVALNGIGYYIFRKSNSQKNQFRRDPTHPSVSKLETIATATGKRLLVSGWWGLVRHPNYLGDLLMALAWSLPCGFSHLLPYFYVVYFTVLLIHREARDERQCRTKYGLAWDTYCRRVPYRIFPYIY; encoded by the exons ATGATGAGGCCGAACAGTCACTCGATCAAACGCAGATCCTCACACAGCACAGAGAGGGAGTTTGGAGGGACGCTGG GTGCTACATGCATTCCTATCTTTCTTCCCCTGACGGTGCTGTACCTGATCAGTGTGAGTCGATCGCCTGAGGCCAGTGTGCTTCGGTGGCCGCCTCTCTTACCCTCCACCAGTCACCTGTGGGACCCGCTGGCCCCGCTGCTTCTGCTGGGATGGATAGCTCTGCACACCTTCCTCTATCTGCTGCCGCTCGGAAAG GTGTCGGAGGGATTAGTGCTGAGGGATGGGACACGCCTCAAGTATCCCATAAATG GTTTCCATGCCCTGTGCATCAGCGTTGTGTTGCTGATGCTGTTGCTGTGGCTCGGCGCTCCTCTGGGCTATCTGTTTGAACTGCTGCTGCCTCTTGCAGTATGTGCAATCGGAGTgtcattccttctctccttctacCTCTACATACGCTCCTTTTGGGCGGCTCACCATGCTCTCGCTTTGGGGGGCAACACAG GAAACCCCCTGTATGACTTCTTCATGGGACGGGAGCTGAACCCACGGATTGGAAACTTTGACCTTAAATATTTCTGTGAGCTGAGACCGGGTCTGATTGGCTGG GTGGTCGTAAACCTCGGGATGATGATGAAAGAGGTGGAGCTTCGCGACTCCCCGTCCCTCGCCATGATACTGGTCAATAGCTTCCAGCTGCTGTATGTGGCAGACGCTCTGTGGAACGAG GAGGCTGTTCTGACCACCATGGACATTGTGCATGATGGTTTTGGGTTCATGCTGGTCTTTGGAGACCTGGCCTGGGTTCCCTTCACTTACAGCCTGCAGGCTTCCTTCCTGGTGGTGCACCCACAGGACCTCAGTGCACTCGGAGCCACCGCTATAGTAGCACTCAATG GTATTGggtattatattttcagaaaatccaACTCACAGAAGAACCAGTTCCGACGAGACCCAACACATCCAAGTGTTTCGA AGCTGGAAACTATCGCCACAGCCACGGGGAAACGGCTCCTGGTGTCGGGCTGGTGGGGTTTGGTCCGTCATCCCAATTACCTCGGTGACCTCCTCATGGCCCTGGCCTGGTCTCTGCCGTGTG gattctCACATCTTCTGCCTTATTTCTACGTTGTGTATTTCACTGTCTTGCTGATTCACCGAGAGGCCCGTGATGAGAGGCAGTGCAGGACCAAGTATGGACTAGCATGGGACACCTACTGTCGACGAGTCCCCTACAGGATCTTCCCTTACATATACTGA